From a single Kryptolebias marmoratus isolate JLee-2015 linkage group LG17, ASM164957v2, whole genome shotgun sequence genomic region:
- the nptx2b gene encoding neuronal pentraxin-2b: MLPLLCGLLCLCALGRGQPDDGKRYICRAIPISGDASCPVTLLPDLNVGGQEEELRNTVMQLRETIVQQKETISKQLSTITELTTKLSLCASATSDRKYGNKGASWGKEKQNTMGDVPTDPNDSIDSLGKTMQGLKERLENLEQQQMRANISGTSFPSELRDLLQRRLGELEKQLLKKVSSLEEEKSQLFNTTAAYRLKTESTLNALVERINELEKGGGDFKSPEQFKLSLPQRTNYLYGRITKSLPEMYAFTLCMWIKSGASPGIGTPFSYGVPGQANEIVLIEWGNNPIELLINDKVAQLPLEVRDGKWHHICISWTTRDGQWDAYQDGEKLGTGDNLAAWHPIKPGGVIILGQEQDVVGGRFDAGQAFVGELSQVNIWDRVLKQTEIQSMANCSTYLPGNVISWLPSNVEVFGRGAFKRPLEMCQERLSNF; encoded by the exons ATGCTCCCCCTCCTGTGCGGACTCCTGTGTCTCTGCGCGCTTGGCCGCGGCCAGCCGGATGACGGGAAGCGCTACATCTGCCGGGCGATACCCATCAGCGGCGACGCCAGCTGCCCCGTGACGTTACTGCCGGACCTCAACGTCGGGGGTCAAGAAGAGGAGCTAAGGAATACCGTCATGCAGCTCCGGGAGACGATCGTGCAGCAGAAggagaccatctccaagcagctgagCACCATCACCGAGCTGACCACCAAGCTGTCCCTGTGCGCCTCGGCCACCAGCGACAGGAAGTACGGGAACAAAGGTGCGTCGTGGGGGAAGGAGAAGCAGAACACGATGGGGGACGTTCCCACGGATCCGAACGACTCCATTGACAGCCTGGGGAAAACCATGCAGGGGCTCAAGGAGCGGCTGGAGAACCTGGAG CAACAGCAGATGAGGGCCAACATATCCGGGACCTCCTTCCCCAGTGAGCTCCGCGACCTGCTGCAGCGTCGGCTCGGGGAGCTGGAGAAGCAGCTCCTGAAGAAAGTCAGCAGcctggaggaggaaaagagccAGCTGTTCAACACCACGGCGGCCTACAGGCTGAAGACGGAGAGCACGCTGAACGCCCTGGTGGAGCGGATCAATGAGCTGGAGAAAG gAGGAGGAGACTTCAAGTCCCCCGAGCAGTTTAAGCTGTCCCTCCCCCAGCGGACCAACTACCTGTACGGCCGCATCACCAAGAGCCTGCCGGAGATGTACGCCTTCACCCTCTGCATGTGGATCAAGTCCGGCGCCAGCCCGGGTATCGGAACGCCATTCTCCTATGGCGTGCCGGGGCAAGCAAACGAGATTGTGCTGATAGAGTGGGGTAATAACCCAATAGAGCTGCTCATCAACGACAAG GTTGCACAGCTGCCACTGGAGGTGCGCGACGGTAAGTGGCACCACATCTGCATCTCCTGGACCACCCGGGATGGCCAGTGGGACGCTTATCAGGACGGGGAGAAACTGGGAACCGGGGACAATCTCGCAGCATGGCATCCCATCAAACCTGGAGGAGTCATCATCCTGGGCCAGGagcag GATGTGGTAGGTGGGCGCTTCGATGCCGGTCAAGCCTTTGTGGGCGAGCTGAGTCAGGTGAACATCTGGGACCGTGTGCTGAAGCAGACCGAGATCCAGTCCATGGCAAACTGCAGCACCTACCTCCCCGGGAACGTGATCTCCTGGCTACCGAGCAACGTGGAGGTCTTCGGGAGGGGAGCTTTCAAACGCCCCTTGGAGATGTGTCAGGAGCGGCTGTCCAATTTCTGA